DNA from Hippoglossus hippoglossus isolate fHipHip1 chromosome 1, fHipHip1.pri, whole genome shotgun sequence:
tctgtgatgaagactCACCTGTGCAGCTCGTGTTGCACCTGTTTTTGGACAAACGGTAACCTGAATCACAGAAGTGGATGTCCGACAGCTGGAACAGTCCATAGAGCCCGAAGGACGGACGAAGGGCTCTCTTCCTACGTTCTCCACCTTCCTCAACGTCCACCTCATCCTCGTCCCCTTTTGGGCCGTCTTCCTCCTCAACGTCCACCTCATCCTCTTCCCCTTTTGGGCCGTCTTCCTCCTCAACGTCCACCTCATCCTCTTCCCCTTTTGGGCCGTCTTCCTCCTCAACGTCCACCTCATCCTCGTCCCCTTTTGGGCCGTCTTCCTCCTCAacgtcttcctcctcatcctcgtcccCTTTTGGGCCGTCTTCCTCCTCAacgtcttcctcctcatcctcgtcccCTTTTGGGCCGTCTTCCTCCTCAacgtcttcctcctcatcctcgtcctcttttgggccgtcttcctcctcaacgtcttcctcctcatcctcgtcccCTTTTGGGCCGTCTTCCTCCTCAacgtcttcctcctcatcctcgtcccCTTTTGGGCCGTCTTCCTCCTCAACGTCCACCTCATCCTCGTCCCCTTTTGGGCCGTCTTCCTCCTCAACGTCCACCTCATCCTCGTCCTCTTTTTGGCCGTCTTCCTCCTCAACGTCCACCTCATCCTCGTCCCCTTTTGGGCCGTCTTCCTCCTCAacgtcttcctcctcatcctcgtcccCTTTTGGGCCGTCTTCCTCCTCAACGTCCACCTCATCCTCGTCTTCTTTTTGGctgtcttcctcctcagtgTCCTCATTACCCATCATGCTGTTGTCTTGCTCCTCTTCGACCTCGTGTTCTTCGTCTCTCATTGGTTCCTCGAGGCTCTCTGACGAGTCTGCCGCCCCCTTTTGTCTGGAGATAACCGTTGTTTCGGTTGGTTGGACTGGTTTGGTTGGTGTGGTTGGTTGGACTGGTTTGGTTGGTGTGGTTGGTTGGACTGGTTTGGTTGGTTGGACT
Protein-coding regions in this window:
- the LOC117764652 gene encoding lysozyme C-like isoform X2, whose amino-acid sequence is MRTLRRKTAKPKGDEDEVDVEEGGERRKRALRPSFGLYGLFQLSDIHFCDSGYRLSKNRCNTSCTAFTDDDIKDDIKCLVKSRYWRELVRKASRSCRGYKSYNFLKECQ
- the LOC117764652 gene encoding uncharacterized protein LOC117764652 isoform X1; protein product: MRRKTLRRKTAQKRTRMRRKTLRRKTAQKGTRMRRKTLRRKTAQKGTRMRRKTLRRKTAQKGTRMRWTLRRKTAQKGKRMRWTLRKVENVGREPFVRPSGSMDCSSCRTSTSVIQVTVCPKTGATRAAQPSPMTTLRTTSNAWSSLVTGGSW